Proteins encoded in a region of the Teredinibacter purpureus genome:
- the ruvB gene encoding Holliday junction branch migration DNA helicase RuvB, with protein MIEQDRIIDGVAQPREEQLDRAVRPKTLEEYVGQPVVREQMEIFIGAARARKEALDHTLVFGPPGLGKTTLANIIATEMGGDLKTTSGPVLDKAGDIAALLTNLEPGDVLFIDEIHRLSAVVEETLYPAMEDFQLDIMIGEGPAARSIKLDLPPFTLVGATTRAGLLTSPLRDRFGIVQRLEFYNVTDLTYIVTRSAELMGITIEQGGAVEIARRSRGTPRIANRLLRRVRDYAEVKGNGVVSSEIADLALNMLNVDNHGFDHMDRRLLLALIEKFSGGPVGVDSLAAAISEERDTIEDVLEPYLIQQGYIIRTPRGRMATENAYLHFGLPVPSDD; from the coding sequence ATGATTGAACAAGATCGGATAATTGATGGCGTGGCGCAGCCGAGAGAAGAGCAGCTCGACCGAGCTGTTCGTCCGAAAACGCTCGAAGAATATGTTGGCCAGCCTGTTGTGCGTGAGCAAATGGAAATATTTATAGGGGCTGCTCGTGCGCGTAAAGAGGCGCTCGATCATACACTTGTTTTCGGGCCTCCAGGGCTTGGGAAAACGACGTTAGCGAATATTATCGCCACGGAAATGGGCGGTGATTTAAAAACCACTTCTGGCCCGGTGCTCGATAAGGCCGGTGATATAGCCGCGCTTTTGACGAACCTCGAGCCTGGCGATGTATTGTTTATTGACGAAATTCATCGTTTAAGTGCCGTTGTAGAAGAAACTTTATATCCCGCAATGGAAGATTTTCAGTTGGATATTATGATAGGTGAGGGCCCTGCGGCCCGGTCTATAAAGCTGGATTTGCCGCCTTTTACATTGGTGGGAGCAACAACTAGGGCGGGATTGCTAACCTCTCCATTGCGTGACCGTTTCGGCATTGTGCAGCGCTTAGAGTTTTATAATGTCACAGATCTTACGTATATCGTTACGCGCAGCGCCGAGCTAATGGGTATTACTATTGAGCAAGGAGGCGCTGTAGAAATTGCGCGACGCTCGCGCGGCACGCCTCGTATAGCGAATAGGTTGCTCCGCCGCGTTCGTGATTATGCCGAGGTGAAAGGTAACGGTGTTGTGAGTAGCGAGATAGCCGATCTTGCATTAAATATGCTGAACGTCGATAACCATGGCTTTGATCACATGGATCGCCGATTATTATTGGCGCTGATAGAGAAGTTTTCGGGGGGGCCGGTAGGGGTTGATAGCTTGGCGGCAGCGATTAGCGAAGAACGCGACACCATTGAAGATGTGCTTGAACCCTATTTAATTCAGCAAGGGTATATTATTCGTACTCCTCGAGGCCGAATGGCCACTGAAAATGCTTACTTACACTTTGGTTTGCCAGTGCCTAGCGATGATTAA
- the ruvA gene encoding Holliday junction branch migration protein RuvA, whose amino-acid sequence MIGRLNGVLVEKQAPHLMVDIQGVGYDLLAPMSTFYRLPDINQPVLLYTHFAVSETSQQLFGFISSQDRDFFRLLIKVNGVGPKMAVGIMAIERDDIVRCIMDDNIAALVKVPGVGKKTAERLIIETRDKLKNWTTSNSANDSTALPLTAENGGRGHSVLIEEAESALVALGYKPAEAAKAVSRVMTTDISRSEDLIKLALRSMIPS is encoded by the coding sequence ATGATCGGTCGATTAAATGGCGTGTTGGTTGAAAAGCAAGCGCCTCACTTAATGGTAGATATTCAGGGCGTTGGTTATGACTTGCTCGCACCTATGTCGACTTTCTACCGTCTCCCCGACATTAATCAGCCGGTGCTGCTTTATACTCATTTCGCTGTTAGTGAAACGTCTCAGCAATTATTTGGTTTTATTTCGAGTCAAGATCGCGACTTTTTCCGTCTATTAATAAAAGTGAACGGCGTGGGTCCTAAAATGGCGGTTGGCATAATGGCTATTGAGCGAGATGACATTGTGAGATGTATTATGGACGATAATATTGCCGCTCTTGTCAAGGTGCCTGGCGTTGGTAAAAAAACGGCCGAAAGGCTCATTATTGAAACGCGTGATAAATTAAAAAATTGGACGACCAGCAATTCCGCTAATGATAGTACGGCTCTACCCTTAACGGCAGAAAACGGCGGGCGTGGGCATAGCGTACTGATTGAAGAAGCCGAAAGCGCACTTGTTGCCTTGGGTTATAAGCCCGCTGAAGCAGCGAAAGCTGTATCGCGAGTAATGACGACCGACATTAGCCGAAGTGAAGACCTGATCAAGCTGGCTTTGCGGAGCATGATACCGTCTTAA
- the ruvC gene encoding crossover junction endodeoxyribonuclease RuvC translates to MSLILGVDPGSRKMGYGIINNVGVKITYVASGIVRIPQPLLVADCLAERLKIIFDSLTEVIERYQPQEFAIEQVFMSKSASSALKLGQARGAAIVAAVNQNLPVAEYEARKVKQAVVGTGAADKLQVQHMVKTLLALPTAPPEDASDALAVAICHANTFNNLVRMAGAKKFRRGRAV, encoded by the coding sequence ATGTCCTTAATACTCGGAGTAGATCCCGGTTCTCGCAAGATGGGCTATGGCATTATCAATAATGTTGGCGTTAAGATCACGTACGTCGCCAGCGGTATTGTTCGTATTCCACAACCATTATTGGTGGCCGATTGTTTAGCGGAGCGTCTAAAGATTATTTTTGATTCGCTCACTGAAGTTATTGAGCGTTACCAGCCCCAAGAATTTGCCATTGAGCAGGTTTTTATGTCTAAAAGCGCCTCATCGGCATTAAAGCTGGGGCAAGCTAGAGGCGCGGCGATTGTAGCTGCGGTAAATCAAAATTTACCCGTTGCCGAATACGAAGCTCGGAAAGTAAAGCAAGCGGTGGTTGGAACGGGTGCCGCTGATAAACTTCAAGTGCAACACATGGTAAAAACCTTGTTGGCGCTGCCAACGGCTCCGCCAGAAGATGCTTCTGATGCGCTGGCTGTGGCCATTTGCCATGCTAATACCTTCAATAATTTAGTCCGTATGGCTGGTGCGAAAAAGTTTCGACGTGGTCGAGCGGTATAA
- a CDS encoding DUF1538 domain-containing protein yields MKALITAVLSSARDLLPIVLVIAFFQAVVLQQPLPNIISILTGLLFVVIGLTLFIRGLEIGLFPVGESMANAFAQKGSLTWLLIFAFCLGFGTTIAEPALIAVAAEAANVAAGGGVISNSDAARSQYADGLRLTVAFSVGIAIVIGVFRIVKGWPIQYLIIGGYITVIVITVFAPDEIIGIAYDSGGVTTSTITVPLVTALGVGLASSIKGRNPMIDGFGLIAFASLTPMIFVMLYGILL; encoded by the coding sequence ATGAAAGCGTTAATTACCGCCGTATTAAGCAGTGCTAGAGACCTCCTTCCTATCGTACTCGTTATTGCTTTCTTTCAAGCTGTCGTCCTTCAACAGCCCCTACCCAATATCATTAGCATATTAACAGGGCTGTTATTTGTAGTTATCGGCCTCACGCTGTTTATACGAGGCCTGGAAATCGGGCTATTCCCTGTAGGCGAAAGCATGGCAAATGCATTCGCACAAAAAGGCAGCCTTACGTGGTTACTCATCTTTGCTTTTTGCCTAGGCTTTGGCACAACTATCGCTGAACCGGCGTTAATAGCAGTAGCGGCTGAAGCTGCAAATGTCGCCGCAGGAGGCGGTGTCATCAGCAATTCTGACGCCGCCCGAAGCCAATATGCGGACGGCCTTCGACTGACTGTCGCTTTCAGTGTAGGTATCGCTATTGTTATCGGAGTATTTCGTATTGTTAAGGGCTGGCCCATACAGTATTTAATTATTGGTGGATATATCACCGTTATCGTTATAACCGTATTCGCGCCGGATGAAATTATAGGTATTGCTTACGACAGTGGTGGCGTAACCACTTCCACCATCACAGTTCCATTAGTTACGGCCTTAGGCGTTGGTCTAGCATCCTCAATAAAGGGACGCAACCCTATGATAGATGGATTTGGCTTGATCGCATTCGCCTCGCTTACGCCCATGATTTTTGTCATGTTATACGGCATATTGCTTTAA
- a CDS encoding DUF1538 domain-containing protein, giving the protein MDLVTEFFKVLLATTRDVIPIVAIIFGFQIIVIRKKIPALPQVVMGFFLVLLGLTFFLLGLEKALFPVGRLMAEQLTALNDPTVGYLWVYLFAFSIGASTTIAEPSLIAVAIKANQVSGGAIGIWGLRIAVAIGVAVGITLGAWRIVTGYPIHWFIVAGYIIVVIQTTFAPKLIVPLAYDSGGVTTSTVTVPLVAALGLGLAENIPGRSALIDGFGLIAFASLFPIMSVMAYAQIANFKSSRTKNSRPTANKINEV; this is encoded by the coding sequence ATGGACCTCGTTACCGAGTTTTTCAAAGTTTTGCTAGCCACTACGCGCGACGTTATCCCCATCGTCGCGATTATTTTTGGCTTTCAAATAATTGTTATCAGAAAAAAAATACCTGCACTACCCCAAGTGGTTATGGGCTTTTTCTTGGTGCTACTAGGGCTCACCTTTTTCCTACTTGGCCTCGAAAAAGCCCTATTCCCAGTCGGCCGCCTAATGGCGGAACAGCTAACGGCACTTAACGACCCTACCGTTGGCTACCTTTGGGTCTATCTTTTTGCGTTTTCCATTGGAGCTAGCACCACAATCGCAGAACCCTCACTTATTGCTGTCGCAATTAAAGCTAACCAAGTATCTGGCGGAGCCATCGGAATTTGGGGGCTTAGAATAGCCGTCGCTATCGGCGTTGCCGTCGGTATAACATTAGGCGCTTGGCGTATCGTGACGGGTTATCCCATCCATTGGTTTATCGTCGCAGGCTACATAATAGTAGTTATACAAACCACGTTTGCACCAAAGCTTATTGTTCCGCTCGCTTACGACTCCGGCGGCGTCACAACGTCGACGGTTACGGTTCCTCTCGTCGCAGCTCTCGGCTTAGGGCTCGCTGAGAATATTCCCGGTCGTAGCGCACTGATTGACGGCTTTGGCTTAATTGCTTTTGCCAGCCTTTTTCCAATAATGTCTGTTATGGCCTACGCACAAATTGCTAATTTTAAATCCAGTAGAACCAAGAATTCCCGACCCACTGCAAACAAAATCAATGAGGTGTAA
- a CDS encoding P-II family nitrogen regulator produces the protein MRFKLLVVFAEDAKTDVIMDAARAAGATGATIINNARGEGITQKKTFFGLSLETQRDVILFLVEEHLSRQILECIEKIGEFDSSPGTGIAIQIDVEDAVGIAHQARELSEIIEEEL, from the coding sequence ATGCGCTTTAAACTTCTCGTGGTATTCGCTGAAGACGCGAAAACCGATGTAATAATGGATGCCGCTCGCGCCGCTGGCGCTACGGGAGCAACAATCATTAACAATGCTCGCGGCGAAGGAATAACGCAGAAGAAAACATTTTTTGGTTTATCTCTCGAAACCCAAAGAGACGTAATTTTGTTTCTAGTCGAAGAACACCTAAGCAGGCAAATTCTAGAGTGCATCGAAAAAATAGGCGAGTTCGATTCATCGCCTGGCACCGGTATCGCCATTCAAATTGATGTAGAAGACGCGGTAGGTATAGCCCACCAAGCACGTGAACTTTCAGAAATTATCGAGGAAGAACTATGA
- a CDS encoding CBS domain-containing protein, producing MTRKVITCRDVMNQRFAIVDGLTTVSEALNIMNDNDYKKVVIKKRDESDEWGQVLLSDIAKHVIAKDRSPERVNCYEIMAKPVIAVRPGMDIKYCARLFNSFGLSSAPVIENQDVIGVVSYNDIVLSWLDYLESR from the coding sequence ATGACCCGCAAAGTGATTACTTGCCGTGATGTAATGAACCAGCGTTTCGCAATTGTAGACGGCCTAACAACGGTATCAGAAGCCCTTAATATCATGAATGATAATGACTATAAAAAAGTGGTTATCAAAAAACGCGACGAAAGTGATGAGTGGGGCCAGGTGCTACTTTCTGATATAGCAAAACATGTGATTGCCAAGGACCGATCGCCAGAGCGCGTAAATTGTTACGAAATTATGGCCAAGCCCGTTATCGCCGTGCGCCCCGGTATGGATATAAAATACTGTGCTCGCCTCTTTAATTCTTTTGGCTTATCGTCTGCACCTGTAATCGAAAACCAAGATGTTATTGGAGTGGTCAGTTACAATGATATCGTTTTGAGCTGGCTGGACTATTTGGAGTCAAGATAA
- a CDS encoding tryptophan halogenase family protein, with protein sequence MQEELGKIVILGGGTAGWLAAAALSKALAPLNVKIVLVESEEIGAVGVGEATIPPIVNFIKYLGIDEAEFMHEVSATYKLAIKFTDWYEKGESYWHPFGSVGLTLDGQSFHDNWLNAKKAGLSTAYTDYSPAVHLCNYNNFYDPNKAPEDSFLAGASYAWQFDAIKVARYMRGYAEKKGVQRVEGIVESAIQAPSGDISALKMLNGTEIHGDFFIDCSGTAGVLIDKVLGVPLVDWSDNLPCDRAVTCQTKSAENWAPYTTSVARDAGWTWEIPLQNRVGNGYVYSSVFCDDETAQNTLLQSISGEIITEPKFISFSTGRRENIWYKNCLSLGLSSGFVEPLESTAIHLVMKGVRTFVDLLPKKTASPVLANEYNRLMNSLYDDVRDFVILHYCTSNRTDSEFWRHCKNMVIPGRLKERIELYREEGRLYHNPEDLFKPPSWHAVFDGMHVHPLSYNPFVNNVDVEEIKGVLGQVNGLMDKMAKGLPPHKKYVQELLKKR encoded by the coding sequence ATGCAAGAAGAATTAGGGAAAATTGTTATATTGGGCGGAGGTACCGCTGGATGGCTCGCTGCTGCGGCACTAAGTAAAGCGTTAGCACCATTAAACGTAAAAATAGTGCTCGTTGAATCTGAAGAGATAGGCGCAGTGGGTGTCGGCGAGGCAACGATTCCTCCTATCGTAAATTTTATTAAATACTTGGGTATAGACGAAGCCGAGTTTATGCACGAGGTCTCTGCGACCTATAAGTTGGCGATTAAATTTACCGATTGGTACGAGAAAGGCGAAAGTTATTGGCACCCTTTCGGGTCGGTTGGTTTAACCTTAGACGGACAGTCTTTTCACGATAATTGGTTGAATGCAAAAAAAGCCGGGCTTAGCACCGCATATACAGATTATTCTCCTGCGGTTCATTTGTGTAACTATAATAATTTCTATGACCCGAACAAAGCTCCCGAAGATTCTTTTTTGGCGGGTGCCAGTTACGCATGGCAATTCGATGCCATCAAGGTAGCGAGGTATATGCGGGGTTACGCAGAAAAAAAGGGTGTTCAGCGCGTAGAAGGAATTGTCGAAAGTGCGATACAGGCTCCGAGTGGTGATATTAGCGCACTGAAAATGTTAAACGGAACAGAAATTCATGGTGATTTTTTTATTGATTGTAGTGGCACCGCCGGGGTTTTGATTGATAAGGTATTGGGTGTTCCTCTCGTTGATTGGAGCGATAATCTTCCTTGTGATAGGGCTGTAACGTGCCAAACTAAGAGCGCTGAGAATTGGGCGCCATACACTACATCAGTTGCGCGTGACGCTGGTTGGACCTGGGAAATACCGTTGCAGAATAGAGTTGGAAATGGTTATGTATATTCCAGCGTATTTTGTGATGATGAAACGGCCCAGAATACATTGCTTCAGTCTATATCAGGCGAAATTATTACAGAACCAAAATTTATTTCATTCTCTACGGGGCGGCGAGAAAATATTTGGTATAAAAATTGTTTGTCGCTAGGTTTATCTTCTGGATTCGTCGAACCTCTGGAGTCGACGGCGATTCATCTGGTAATGAAAGGTGTAAGAACGTTTGTTGATCTGTTACCAAAAAAAACTGCTTCGCCCGTTTTAGCGAATGAATATAATCGTTTAATGAATAGTCTTTATGACGATGTCCGTGATTTTGTTATACTTCATTACTGTACTTCGAATCGAACGGATAGTGAGTTTTGGAGGCACTGCAAAAATATGGTGATCCCCGGCCGATTGAAAGAAAGAATTGAACTGTATCGAGAGGAGGGAAGGTTGTACCATAACCCAGAAGATCTATTTAAACCTCCTAGTTGGCATGCCGTGTTTGACGGAATGCATGTTCACCCCCTTAGCTACAACCCATTTGTTAATAATGTTGATGTTGAAGAAATTAAAGGTGTTCTGGGGCAGGTGAATGGCTTGATGGATAAAATGGCAAAAGGATTGCCGCCCCATAAAAAGTACGTTCAAGAACTTCTAAAGAAAAGGTAA